The following are encoded together in the Drosophila sechellia strain sech25 chromosome 3R, ASM438219v1, whole genome shotgun sequence genome:
- the LOC6606320 gene encoding glycogen [starch] synthase isoform X1 yields MRRQQSYRFEDNESTSYALRMNRRFSRVESGADLKDYFDRGDIASRENRWNFEVAWEVANKVGGIYTVIRSKAYVSTEEMGEQLCMMGPYKEHCARTEMEEMEFPRGNPLLDAVNSLRSRGYKIHTGRWLVDGNPQLILFDIGSAAWKLDQFKSEMWEKCHIGIPHLDIETNDAIILGFMIAEFLEEFRNFAVTYSQNNELSAPRIVAHFHEWQAGVGLIVLRTRLVEIATVFTTHATLLGRYLCAGNTDFYNNLDKFAVDEEAGKRQIYHRYCLERGATHLAHVFTTVSDITGYEAEHLLKRKPDIITPNGLNVKKFSAIHEFQNLHAVAKEKINEFVRGHFYGHIDFDLDKTLYFFIAGRYEFGNKGADIFIEALARLNAMLKHEKPDTTVVAFLIFPTKTNNFNVDSLRGHAVIKQLRDTINNVQQAVGKRMFDTCLQGNIPNADDLLQKDDLVKIKRCMFAMQRDSMPPVTTHNVADDWNDPVLSSIRRCHLFNSRHDRVKMVFHPEFLTSTNPLFGIDYEEFVRGCHLGVFPSYYEPWGYTPAECTVMGIPSVTTNLSGFGCFMEEHISDPKSYGIYIVDRRYIGLENSVQQLSSFMMEFSRLNRRQRIIQRNRTERLSDLLDWRTLGIYYRQARVKALQAVYPDYVDELSLYGSKNNLIFSRPHSEPPSPTSSRHTTPAPSVHGSDDEDSVDEETELKELGIK; encoded by the exons ATGCGCAGACAGCAGTCCTACCGTTTCGAGGACAACGAGTCCACCTCTTACGCCCTGAGG ATGAATCGTCGCTTTTCGAGAGTGGAGTCCGGGGCGGACCTTAAGGATTATTTCGATCGGGGTGATATCGCTTCCCGGGAGAACCGCTGGAACTTCGAGGTGGCATGGGAGGTGGCCAACAAGGTGGGCGGTATTTACACGGTGATCCGGTCGAAGGCATATGTCTCCACCGAGGAGATGGGCGAGCAGTTGTGTATGATGGGTCCCTACAAGGAGCACTGTGCCCGCACCGAGATGGAGGAGATGGAGTTCCCCAGGGGAAACCCCCTACTAGACGCTGTCAATTCATTGCGCTCGCGAGGCTATAAAATCCACACCGGTCGCTGGCTGGTGGACGGAAATCCTCAATTAATCCTTTTCGATATTGGATCAGCCGCCTGGAAGCTGGATCAGTTCAAATCGGAGATGTGGGAGAAGTGCCATATTGGAATACCTCATTTGGATATCGAGACGAACGATGCCATTATCCTTGGCTTTATGATTGCCGAGTTCCTGGAGGAGTTCCGCAACTTTGCCGTGACTTATTCGCAAAACAACGAACTGAGCGCTCCGAGGATTGTCGCCCACTTCCACGAATGGCAAGCTGGCGTGGGACTCATTGTCCTACGTACTCGTCTGGTGGAGATCGCCACTGTGTTCACTACCCACGCCACATTGTTGGGTCGTTACTTGTGCGCCGGCAACACCGATTTCTACAACAATCTGGACAAGTTCGCCGTGGACGAGGAGGCGGGCAAGCGCCAAATCTACCATCGCTATTGCCTGGAGCGAGGTGCCACTCACTTGGCTCATGTGTTCACCACCGTCTCCGATATTACGGGCTACGAGGCGGAGCATCTACTCAAGCGCAAACCGGACATCATCACGCCCAATGGACTGAACGTGAAGAAGTTCTCGGCCATCCACGAGTTCCAGAACTTGCACGCCGTTGCCAAGGAGAAGATCAACGAATTCGTGCGGGGTCACTTTTACGG CCACATTGACTTTGATTTAGATAAGACCCTGTACTTCTTCATCGCCGGTCGCTACGAGTTTGGCAACAAGGGAGCCGACatcttcatcgaggcactggCTCGCTTGAACGCGATGCTCAAGCACGAGAAGCCGGACACCACGGTGGTGGCCTTCCTCATCTTCCCCACCAAGACCAACAACTTCAACGTGGACTCGCTGCGAGGACATGCCGTTATCAAGCAGTTGCGCGATACGATCAACAACGTCCAGCAGGCCGTGGGCAAGCGGATGTTCGACACTTGCCTGCAGGGCAACATACCCAATGCCGATGATCTGCTTCAGAAGGATGACCTGGTCAAGATCAAGCGTTGCATGTTCGCCATGCAGCGCGATTCGATGCCGCCTGTTACCACGCACAATGTGGCTGATGACTGGAATGATCCGGTGCTATCCTCAATCCGTCGTTGCCATCTGTTCAACTCGCGCCACGATCGTGTCAAGATGGTCTTCCATCCGGAGTTCCTCACATCCACAAATCCTCTGTTTGGAATCGACTACGAAGAATTTGTCCGTGGCTGCCACTTGGGTGTCTTCCCCTCATACTACGAGCCCTGGGGTTACACTCCCGCCGAGTGTACGGTGATGGGTATCCCGAGCGTAACCACCAATCTGTCCGGCTTTGGCTGCTTCATGGAGGAGCACATCAGTGATCCAAAGTCCTACGGTATCTACATCGTGGATCGCCGCTATATCGGCTTGGAGAACAGCGTTCAGCAGCTGTCCAGCTTTATGATGGAGTTCTCCAGGCTGAACCGCCGCCAGCGCATTATCCAGCGTAATCGCACGGAGCGGTTGAGCGATCTTCTGGACTGGCGCACCCTGGGCATT TACTACAGACAGGCCAGGGTTAAGGCCCTGCAAGCTGTTTACCCAGACTATGTGGATGAATTGTCTCTTTATGGATCGAAGAACAACTTGATCTTCTCGCGACCGCACAGCGAACCTCCCAGTCCTACTTCATCGC GGCACACCACTCCAGCTCCATCGGTTCACGGTTCGGATGACGAGGACTCCGTGGATGAGGAGACCGAACTCAAGGAATTGGGGATTAAGTAG
- the LOC6606320 gene encoding glycogen [starch] synthase isoform X2, with amino-acid sequence MNRRFSRVESGADLKDYFDRGDIASRENRWNFEVAWEVANKVGGIYTVIRSKAYVSTEEMGEQLCMMGPYKEHCARTEMEEMEFPRGNPLLDAVNSLRSRGYKIHTGRWLVDGNPQLILFDIGSAAWKLDQFKSEMWEKCHIGIPHLDIETNDAIILGFMIAEFLEEFRNFAVTYSQNNELSAPRIVAHFHEWQAGVGLIVLRTRLVEIATVFTTHATLLGRYLCAGNTDFYNNLDKFAVDEEAGKRQIYHRYCLERGATHLAHVFTTVSDITGYEAEHLLKRKPDIITPNGLNVKKFSAIHEFQNLHAVAKEKINEFVRGHFYGHIDFDLDKTLYFFIAGRYEFGNKGADIFIEALARLNAMLKHEKPDTTVVAFLIFPTKTNNFNVDSLRGHAVIKQLRDTINNVQQAVGKRMFDTCLQGNIPNADDLLQKDDLVKIKRCMFAMQRDSMPPVTTHNVADDWNDPVLSSIRRCHLFNSRHDRVKMVFHPEFLTSTNPLFGIDYEEFVRGCHLGVFPSYYEPWGYTPAECTVMGIPSVTTNLSGFGCFMEEHISDPKSYGIYIVDRRYIGLENSVQQLSSFMMEFSRLNRRQRIIQRNRTERLSDLLDWRTLGIYYRQARVKALQAVYPDYVDELSLYGSKNNLIFSRPHSEPPSPTSSRHTTPAPSVHGSDDEDSVDEETELKELGIK; translated from the exons ATGAATCGTCGCTTTTCGAGAGTGGAGTCCGGGGCGGACCTTAAGGATTATTTCGATCGGGGTGATATCGCTTCCCGGGAGAACCGCTGGAACTTCGAGGTGGCATGGGAGGTGGCCAACAAGGTGGGCGGTATTTACACGGTGATCCGGTCGAAGGCATATGTCTCCACCGAGGAGATGGGCGAGCAGTTGTGTATGATGGGTCCCTACAAGGAGCACTGTGCCCGCACCGAGATGGAGGAGATGGAGTTCCCCAGGGGAAACCCCCTACTAGACGCTGTCAATTCATTGCGCTCGCGAGGCTATAAAATCCACACCGGTCGCTGGCTGGTGGACGGAAATCCTCAATTAATCCTTTTCGATATTGGATCAGCCGCCTGGAAGCTGGATCAGTTCAAATCGGAGATGTGGGAGAAGTGCCATATTGGAATACCTCATTTGGATATCGAGACGAACGATGCCATTATCCTTGGCTTTATGATTGCCGAGTTCCTGGAGGAGTTCCGCAACTTTGCCGTGACTTATTCGCAAAACAACGAACTGAGCGCTCCGAGGATTGTCGCCCACTTCCACGAATGGCAAGCTGGCGTGGGACTCATTGTCCTACGTACTCGTCTGGTGGAGATCGCCACTGTGTTCACTACCCACGCCACATTGTTGGGTCGTTACTTGTGCGCCGGCAACACCGATTTCTACAACAATCTGGACAAGTTCGCCGTGGACGAGGAGGCGGGCAAGCGCCAAATCTACCATCGCTATTGCCTGGAGCGAGGTGCCACTCACTTGGCTCATGTGTTCACCACCGTCTCCGATATTACGGGCTACGAGGCGGAGCATCTACTCAAGCGCAAACCGGACATCATCACGCCCAATGGACTGAACGTGAAGAAGTTCTCGGCCATCCACGAGTTCCAGAACTTGCACGCCGTTGCCAAGGAGAAGATCAACGAATTCGTGCGGGGTCACTTTTACGG CCACATTGACTTTGATTTAGATAAGACCCTGTACTTCTTCATCGCCGGTCGCTACGAGTTTGGCAACAAGGGAGCCGACatcttcatcgaggcactggCTCGCTTGAACGCGATGCTCAAGCACGAGAAGCCGGACACCACGGTGGTGGCCTTCCTCATCTTCCCCACCAAGACCAACAACTTCAACGTGGACTCGCTGCGAGGACATGCCGTTATCAAGCAGTTGCGCGATACGATCAACAACGTCCAGCAGGCCGTGGGCAAGCGGATGTTCGACACTTGCCTGCAGGGCAACATACCCAATGCCGATGATCTGCTTCAGAAGGATGACCTGGTCAAGATCAAGCGTTGCATGTTCGCCATGCAGCGCGATTCGATGCCGCCTGTTACCACGCACAATGTGGCTGATGACTGGAATGATCCGGTGCTATCCTCAATCCGTCGTTGCCATCTGTTCAACTCGCGCCACGATCGTGTCAAGATGGTCTTCCATCCGGAGTTCCTCACATCCACAAATCCTCTGTTTGGAATCGACTACGAAGAATTTGTCCGTGGCTGCCACTTGGGTGTCTTCCCCTCATACTACGAGCCCTGGGGTTACACTCCCGCCGAGTGTACGGTGATGGGTATCCCGAGCGTAACCACCAATCTGTCCGGCTTTGGCTGCTTCATGGAGGAGCACATCAGTGATCCAAAGTCCTACGGTATCTACATCGTGGATCGCCGCTATATCGGCTTGGAGAACAGCGTTCAGCAGCTGTCCAGCTTTATGATGGAGTTCTCCAGGCTGAACCGCCGCCAGCGCATTATCCAGCGTAATCGCACGGAGCGGTTGAGCGATCTTCTGGACTGGCGCACCCTGGGCATT TACTACAGACAGGCCAGGGTTAAGGCCCTGCAAGCTGTTTACCCAGACTATGTGGATGAATTGTCTCTTTATGGATCGAAGAACAACTTGATCTTCTCGCGACCGCACAGCGAACCTCCCAGTCCTACTTCATCGC GGCACACCACTCCAGCTCCATCGGTTCACGGTTCGGATGACGAGGACTCCGTGGATGAGGAGACCGAACTCAAGGAATTGGGGATTAAGTAG
- the LOC6606321 gene encoding uncharacterized protein LOC6606321: MAHSMLKLGLTCGIIHLLTFGVNAEDQLKNNTIVIHTPLQNYDQPNLQDYEECQENRDNCINVCDGKQSCEDECPVCPDLYVKPVMVQGINDTDIVAPPQAPINTTNIIRLTNDINNIIEHQIQNRNDVNVQVRQNVSQVGGRFGLGYTDKGSCCYVVRFTRECKNEAGRDCRERSRLRVCGEKCQARVMLAKRVVQCEDDDSDRCHETIEYVPRRRRALHRKTPEATRCHYTGNSWPYFNCGQNPGQNSDFAQPTRPKTSICEHCLNYPYGYILQYGLPAQCAGCFQRYGAPLMYNPPWMYNPYYVAYPPFNNVPAIQNNNNGNRDDTSVDKAIADEEADGWHLCDDIEKCQDALDKGSQNNGSPEHLEQPPVNDGDGDDDYNVAVQRRRRRQSRTHFVRSAYSKRNRKNN, from the exons ATGGCACATTCAATG CTGAAACTGGGGCTGACATGTGGAATAATCCACCTGCTGACCTTTGGAGTCAACGCCGAGGATCAGCTGAAAAACAACACGATAGTGATACATACTCCTCTCCAGAACTACGATCAACCCAATCTCCAGGACTACGAAGAATGCCAGGAGAACAGGGACAATTGCATCAATGTTTGCGATGGCAAACAGTCGTGCGAGGACGAGTGTCCTGTGTGCCCGGACCTGTACGTCAAGCCAGTGATGGTTCAGGGCATTAACGACACGGATATAGTGGCACCACCCCAAGCACCTATTAATACGACCAACATTATTCGCCTGACCAACGATATCAACAATATAATCGAACACCAAATCCAAAACCGCAATGATGTCAATGTCCAGGTGAGGCAGAATGTCTCGCAGGTGGGAGGACGTTTTGGACTGGGCTACACTGACAAGGGATCCTGTTGTTATGTGGTGCGTTTCACTCGGGAGTGTAAGAATGAGGCTGGACGCGACTGCAGAGAGAGAAGCCGTCTGCGGGTCTGTGGCGAAAAGTGTCAGGCCAGAGTGATGTTGGCCAAAAGAGTGGTGCAGTGTGAAGACGATGACTCCGACAGGTGTCACGAAACCATCGAATATGTGCCACGGCGGAGGAGAGCCCTCCATCGGAAGACACCCGAAGCTACACGGTGTCATTACACTGGCAACAGTTGGCCCTACTTCAATTGCGGACAGAATCCAGGCCAAAATAGTGATTTTGCCCAGCCGACGAGGCCTAAGACCTCTATCTGCGAGCACTGCCTCAATTATCCCTATGGATACATTCTGCAATATGGTCTGCCCGCCCAGTGTGCCGGTTGCTTCCAGAGATACGGAGCTCCCCTCATGTATAATCCTCCTTGGATGTACAATCCATATTATGTGGCATATCCACCCTTTAACAATGTACCGGCCATACAGAACAATAATAATGGCAACAGAGATGACACCAGTGTAGATAAAGCCATTGCAGATGAAGAGGCCGATGGATGGCATTTATGTGACGACATCGAAAAATGCCAAGACGCGCTGGACAAAGGCTCGCAGAACAACGGGTCACCTGAACATCTGGAACAGCCACCAGTCAATGATGGGGACGGGGACGACGACTACAACGTTGCAGTCCAGCGAAGGAGACGCCGTCAAAGCCGTACCCACTTTGTGAGATCAGCCTACAGCAAACGCAATCGCAAGAACAACTGA
- the LOC6606322 gene encoding cell wall adhesin EAP1 isoform X2: protein MSDSEVGSRVQRLLLLICLGLFPATVITNYTPCQNGQVNAYGVCSPIILNIYSNLCGGQTGIQCNPSNPVTTVVPGTPGCPNTPQYPTVVPNNPSNPVTTVVPGTPGCPNTPQYPTVVPNNPSNPNVNVVPGTPGCPNTPQYPTVVPDKPLCPNTPTTPACPNANGPSSCNSNGTSSYPNASSPTSPRTTTLPSVTEQPAPAPQANPTPPPQSSPVPVPVITPPPDPIIRCPEGTILVKGACRLLFCGGNSLYIEGRCIQARCPAGYVWTGIRCSKPQPLELGNIQIENTVHQLPGTLPHLISNNVNHVMVNASITIPEQASEEEEEQVEVVAPPQPPSSPCCNVFAPRVCATQAGQDGYKCFSRSQQQCGSVCSARKMMLAPVAVTSWTQSNSQMVAMPPNWAAQACQSNNGICQQPQNFYDCSGCAMGHLSTCSSYCYSYKCSTHNCAYYDQAQYCSQYAGQIGCQAEDGWIQTA from the exons ATGTCTGACAGTGAAGTGGGTTCCCGGGTGCaacggctgctgctgctaatCTGCCTTGGACTATTTCCCGCGACGGTTATCACCAATTATACACCCTGCCAAAATG GTCAGGTTAATGCTTATGGTGTTTGCAGCCCCattattttgaatatatatagtaacCTGTGCGGAGGTCAAACGGGGATTCAATGCAATCCTTCCAATCCTGTAACTACTGTTGTTCCTGGTACTCCCGGTTGCCCTAACACTCCTCAATATCCAACAGTGGTTCCGAATAATCCTTCCAATCCTGTAACTACTGTTGTACCTGGTACTCCTGGTTGCCCCAACACTCCTCAATATCCTACAGTGGTTCCGAATAATCCATCTAATCCCAATGTAAATGTTGTTCCTGGTACTCCCGGTTGCCCCAACACTCCTCAATATCCTACAGTGGTTCCAGATAAGCCACTGTGTCCCAATACACCAACAACTCCAGCTTGTCCCAATGCCAATGGTCCAAGTTCCTGTAACTCGAACGGCACATCTTCGTATCCCAATGCTTCTTCCCCAACTTCTCCACGAACTACCACTCTCCCAAGTGTTACTGAGCAACCAGCGCCTGCACCTCAAGCAAATCCAACACCACCACCTCAATCGAGCCCAGTCCCCGTCCCAGTCATTACGCCACCACCGGATCCCATTATCCGGTGTCCGGAGGGAACAATTTTGGTGAAAGGTGCTTGCCGTCTACTTTTCTGCGGGGGAAATAGCTTGTACATCGAAGGACGCTGCATTCAGGCCCGCTGTCCTGCTGGATATGTGTGGACGGGTATCCGGTGCTCGAAGCCTCAGCCATTGGAGCTCGGTAACATCCAAATAGAGAACACTGTCCACCAGCTCCCAGGAACTCTGCCCCACCTGATCAGCAACAATGTTAACCACGTCATGGTAAACGCCTCCATCACAATCCCAGAACAAGCCTCCGAAGAGGAAGAGGAACAGGTGGAAGTGGTGGCGCCACCACAGCCACCCTCAAGCCCCTGCTGCAACGTATTCGCTCCGCGGGTCTGCGCCACCCAGGCGGGTCAAGACGGATACAAGTGCTTCAGCAGGAGTCAGCAGCAGTGCGGTTCCGTCTGCAGTGCCAGGAAGATGATGCTCGCTCCGGTCGCAGTAACCAGCTGGACTCAGTCCAACAGCCAGATGGTGGCCATGCCTCCCAACTGGGCGGCTCAGGCCTGTCAGTCCAATAATGGGATTTGCCAGCAGCCCCAGA ACTTCTACGACTGCAGTGGCTGTGCTATGGGTCACCTTTCGACCTGCTCCTCGTACTGCTACTCCTACAAATGCAGCACCCACAACTGCGCATATTACGACCAGGCCCAATACTGCTCCCAATATGCAGGTCAAATCGGATGCCAGGCGGAGGATGGTTGGATTCAGACCGCCTAA
- the LOC6606322 gene encoding cell wall adhesin EAP1 isoform X1: protein MSDSEVGSRVQRLLLLICLGLFPATVITNYTPCQNGQVNAYGVCSPIILNIYSNLCGGQTGIQCNPSNPVTTVVPGTPGCPNTPQYPTVVPNNPSNPVTTVVPGTPGCPNTPQYPTVVPNNPSNPNVNVVPGTPGCPNTPQYPTVVPDKPLCPNTPTTPACPNANGPSSCNSNGTSSYPNASSPTSPRTTTLPSVTEQPAPAPQANPTPPPQSSPVPVPVITPPPDPIIRCPEGTILVKGACRLLFCGGNSLYIEGRCIQARCPAGYVWTGIRCSKPQPLELGNIQIENTVHQLPGTLPHLISNNVNHVMVNASITIPEQASEEEEEQVEVVAPPQPPSSPCCNVFAPRVCATQAGQDGYKCFSRSQQQCGSVCSARKMMLAPVAVTSWTQSNSQMVAMPPNWAAQACQSNNGICQQPQSEFDFYDCSGCAMGHLSTCSSYCYSYKCSTHNCAYYDQAQYCSQYAGQIGCQAEDGWIQTA from the exons ATGTCTGACAGTGAAGTGGGTTCCCGGGTGCaacggctgctgctgctaatCTGCCTTGGACTATTTCCCGCGACGGTTATCACCAATTATACACCCTGCCAAAATG GTCAGGTTAATGCTTATGGTGTTTGCAGCCCCattattttgaatatatatagtaacCTGTGCGGAGGTCAAACGGGGATTCAATGCAATCCTTCCAATCCTGTAACTACTGTTGTTCCTGGTACTCCCGGTTGCCCTAACACTCCTCAATATCCAACAGTGGTTCCGAATAATCCTTCCAATCCTGTAACTACTGTTGTACCTGGTACTCCTGGTTGCCCCAACACTCCTCAATATCCTACAGTGGTTCCGAATAATCCATCTAATCCCAATGTAAATGTTGTTCCTGGTACTCCCGGTTGCCCCAACACTCCTCAATATCCTACAGTGGTTCCAGATAAGCCACTGTGTCCCAATACACCAACAACTCCAGCTTGTCCCAATGCCAATGGTCCAAGTTCCTGTAACTCGAACGGCACATCTTCGTATCCCAATGCTTCTTCCCCAACTTCTCCACGAACTACCACTCTCCCAAGTGTTACTGAGCAACCAGCGCCTGCACCTCAAGCAAATCCAACACCACCACCTCAATCGAGCCCAGTCCCCGTCCCAGTCATTACGCCACCACCGGATCCCATTATCCGGTGTCCGGAGGGAACAATTTTGGTGAAAGGTGCTTGCCGTCTACTTTTCTGCGGGGGAAATAGCTTGTACATCGAAGGACGCTGCATTCAGGCCCGCTGTCCTGCTGGATATGTGTGGACGGGTATCCGGTGCTCGAAGCCTCAGCCATTGGAGCTCGGTAACATCCAAATAGAGAACACTGTCCACCAGCTCCCAGGAACTCTGCCCCACCTGATCAGCAACAATGTTAACCACGTCATGGTAAACGCCTCCATCACAATCCCAGAACAAGCCTCCGAAGAGGAAGAGGAACAGGTGGAAGTGGTGGCGCCACCACAGCCACCCTCAAGCCCCTGCTGCAACGTATTCGCTCCGCGGGTCTGCGCCACCCAGGCGGGTCAAGACGGATACAAGTGCTTCAGCAGGAGTCAGCAGCAGTGCGGTTCCGTCTGCAGTGCCAGGAAGATGATGCTCGCTCCGGTCGCAGTAACCAGCTGGACTCAGTCCAACAGCCAGATGGTGGCCATGCCTCCCAACTGGGCGGCTCAGGCCTGTCAGTCCAATAATGGGATTTGCCAGCAGCCCCAGAGTGAGTTCG ACTTCTACGACTGCAGTGGCTGTGCTATGGGTCACCTTTCGACCTGCTCCTCGTACTGCTACTCCTACAAATGCAGCACCCACAACTGCGCATATTACGACCAGGCCCAATACTGCTCCCAATATGCAGGTCAAATCGGATGCCAGGCGGAGGATGGTTGGATTCAGACCGCCTAA
- the LOC6606323 gene encoding mucin-2, whose translation MLVKSFRSALVICLITLVPCGKAQENTAKPTSPQGYQDVNGVWQSSLVCQTGYQLKMDGKCYPQTNKTCGPGYFLSIDELCYRTNPEPCPFESTTTTTTTTTTTEPTTTTTTTTEPTTTTTTTTEPTTTTTTTEPTTTTTTTEPTTTSTTTEPTITTTTTEPTTTTTTTTAPPAIAEQTRCPPGSIYFDSQCRKIVCSEGEYKAGRCISLACPAGTVWYQKRCQQPGFITTILEIDNVIHNEHKYSVTSENINRVEYITSAPYDPDNDKSYDYSIDNIVATTTTRRPWMYPSLRTSTEQSVANEVFPGRHPPPQCCFVKSPRICINYSPNWVCSSKEKKFCDSRVCTAPVVYLKPPKVVYDENTKRVVMPPNPPLVACSTPDCKESDVLDCSGCKDHQREKCSPGCYSYYCPNGSCAFMNTEDFCGIYPGEFGCNAMDGCIWDWCNKKCY comes from the exons ATGCTTGTGAAGTCATTCAGATCGGCCCTGGTTATCTGCCTGATCACCCTTGTGCCTTGCGGAAAAGCTCAAGAAAACACTGCG AAGCCGACATCTCCGCAGGGATATCAGGATGTCAACGGCGTGTGGCAAAGCTCTTTAGTTTGTCAAACAG GATATCAATTGAAAATGGATGGAAAATGTTATCCACAGACTAACAAAACGTGCGGGCCTG GATACTTTCTTAGCATTGATGAACTATGCTATCGTACGAATCCTGAGCCTTGCCCGTTTGAATCGACGACCACTACTActacgacaacaacaacaacagagcccactaccacaacaacaacaacaacagagcccactaccacaacaacaacaacaacagagcccactaccacaacaacaacaacagagcccactaccacaacaacaacaacagagccCACTaccacatcaacaacaacagagcCCACtatcacaacaacaacaacagagcccactaccacaacaacaacaaccactgcGCCTCCCGCCATTGCAGAACAGACTCGCTGTCCACCGGGATCGATTTACTTCGACTCGCAATGCAGAAAAATCGTCTGTTCGGAGGGTGAATATAAGGCTGGGCGTTGCATTTCATTGGCATGCCCAGCGGGAACCGTGTGGTATCAAAAACGCTGCCAACAACCGGGCTTTATCACCACTATCCTTGAGATTGACAATGTGATCCACAATGAGCACAAGTACTCGGTGACCAGCGAAAATATAAATCGTGTGGAGTACATTACATCCGCACCCTATGATCCCGATAACGACAAAAGCTATGACTACAGTATAGATAACATCgtagccacaacaacaaccagacGTCCCTGGATGTACCCCAGCTTGAGGACATCTACGGAACAGTCGGTGGCCAATGAAGTCTTTCCGGGCCGTCATCCTCCACCGCAATGCTGTTTTGTAAAGAGCCCTCGCATCTGTATCAACTATTCCCCCAACTGGGTGTGCTCCAGCAAGGAAAAGAAGTTCTGCGATTCCAGAGTCTGCACGGCCCCGGTGGTATATCTCAAGCCACCGAAGGTCGTATATGACGAAAACACGAAACGAGTGGTCATGCCGCCCAATCCTCCACTTGTGGCGTGCAGCACGCCGGATTGCAAGGAGAGCG ACGTTTTGGATTGCTCCGGATGCAAGGATCACCAGCGGGAGAAGTGCTCACCGGGATGCTACAGTTACTACTGTCCCAACGGAAGCTGTGCCTTCATGAATACCGAGGACTTTTGTGGCATTTATCCTGGAGAATTTGGTTGCAATGCAATGGACGGATGTATCTGGGATTGGTGCAATAAGAAGTGCTATTAG